From one Candidatus Thioglobus sp. NP1 genomic stretch:
- a CDS encoding cytochrome c translates to MIKNIFIIVMFLLLTGCNPGENNSSSGEDIALGESVFNKNCIGCHGSEGVGIKNWKVKDENGNYPAPPLNGTAHTWHHSPAQLLYTINNGGVEMGGQMPAFSERLNEQEKLALIEYMYSLWPSEIQKKYDEMFK, encoded by the coding sequence GTGATTAAAAATATTTTTATTATTGTAATGTTCTTGTTACTCACTGGTTGTAATCCTGGAGAAAATAACAGCAGCTCAGGTGAAGATATAGCACTTGGAGAAAGTGTTTTTAATAAAAATTGTATTGGTTGTCATGGTTCTGAAGGAGTTGGCATTAAGAATTGGAAAGTTAAAGATGAAAATGGTAATTATCCAGCACCACCACTTAATGGAACAGCCCATACTTGGCATCATTCTCCTGCTCAGCTTCTCTATACAATTAATAATGGAGGCGTTGAAATGGGTGGACAGATGCCTGCATTTAGTGAGCGACTCAATGAACAAGAAAAACTAGCTTTAATAGAATATATGTATAGTTTGTGGCCCAGTGAAATTCAAAAAAAATATGATGAGATGTTTAAATAA
- the def gene encoding peptide deformylase gives MIRKIVQIGSPALRQIANAVAQSDIPSNNIQSLIDDLIETMRDSNGAGLAATQIAVPLRVCVIEVNKNPRYPYKPDIPLTVIINPKITFLTEERINVYEGCLSVPNLRGKVDRCPEILVEGFDREGRDLKFTSKGISAGTFQHEFDHLDGLVFTDRMHDNSSLSTIDEFALNHEDEFKRQVINIVKTYGS, from the coding sequence ATGATTAGAAAAATAGTACAAATTGGAAGTCCTGCACTTCGTCAAATTGCCAATGCAGTTGCTCAAAGTGATATTCCTTCAAATAATATTCAGAGTCTTATTGATGACCTTATTGAAACCATGAGGGATTCAAATGGTGCTGGTCTTGCTGCAACTCAAATTGCTGTTCCTTTAAGAGTATGTGTCATTGAAGTAAATAAAAACCCGCGCTACCCTTACAAGCCTGATATTCCATTAACTGTAATAATAAATCCAAAGATTACCTTTCTGACTGAGGAGAGAATTAACGTATATGAAGGCTGCTTATCAGTTCCTAATCTTCGAGGTAAGGTCGACCGATGCCCTGAAATTTTAGTTGAGGGTTTTGATCGAGAGGGTAGAGATCTTAAATTTACATCTAAAGGAATTAGTGCTGGCACATTTCAGCATGAATTTGATCACTTAGACGGCTTAGTGTTTACTGATCGAATGCATGATAACAGTTCACTTTCTACTATAGATGAGTTTGCACTGAATCATGAAGACGAATTTAAGAGGCAAGTAATAAATATTGTTAAGACCTATGGCAGTTAA
- a CDS encoding SET domain-containing protein-lysine N-methyltransferase, with protein MAVNNQDIHFKLKSSEDRGSGVFTKNSFKREDVVMRGVIEKIEYVNHVGVSQMGKNEYFAPIGLMALVNHSCSPNCGIRINETGAQDYVAMRDIASGEEITFDYAMQNYIIDHFPISCLCGSLECRGSIGGWVDLPETKRRKYKSFVAPYLLELDKRNN; from the coding sequence ATGGCAGTTAATAATCAAGATATACATTTTAAGTTAAAGAGCTCAGAAGATAGAGGCTCTGGAGTTTTTACAAAGAACTCTTTTAAAAGAGAAGATGTTGTTATGAGAGGTGTCATTGAAAAAATAGAATATGTTAACCATGTTGGGGTTTCACAAATGGGCAAGAATGAGTATTTTGCACCCATCGGCTTAATGGCTTTAGTTAATCATTCATGCAGTCCTAATTGTGGAATTAGGATTAATGAAACCGGTGCTCAAGATTATGTGGCTATGAGAGATATTGCCTCAGGAGAAGAGATCACTTTTGACTATGCAATGCAGAATTACATTATAGATCATTTCCCAATTAGTTGTCTTTGTGGCTCTCTAGAATGCAGAGGATCAATTGGTGGCTGGGTTGATCTTCCAGAAACTAAGAGACGTAAATATAAGTCTTTTGTTGCCCCCTATCTACTTGAGCTTGATAAAAGAAACAATTAA
- a CDS encoding ammonium transporter, with protein sequence MEDQIAQMQAQLDAVTAAAQITNTMFAEAYYYLTIPLMVIIHAGFLLYEMGATRVKNVLSSGTKNLLAFAFTIITFYLFGWWFYWALPTFPYDLASGAGAMGISGIEYANAIALPWGESAQYMGPNMGDRASGVFWGAFALFAATTASIASGALIERIQTVGFVICAIVLGSFAWVVAAAWAWHSDGWLVTEFGFHDFGAAGLVHAVAGFFALGILLNLGPRVGKFNADGSANHIPGHSMVLTVVGLMLIIVGFFGFLMACIILPGEGWSWYANAGTTIYGTPITLSALAFNVTLAASGGIIGAWIITKDPFWMMSGCLAGIISVASGIDVYFGSHVIIISVVAGMILKPCADWLEGFGIDDAVGCVTVHGTIGLFGVVVLGIFGSGLPGLGAGAEEMDVVKLSLFGQVVGAVVMFLLGFVPGYVVSWLVHKAGMLRIPEAVQIKGLDPVKVPAQAYPEGMQSPESEA encoded by the coding sequence TTGGAAGATCAAATCGCACAAATGCAGGCTCAGCTAGATGCTGTAACTGCGGCGGCTCAGATCACAAACACCATGTTTGCTGAGGCGTATTATTACTTGACAATCCCTCTGATGGTTATTATTCATGCTGGCTTCCTTCTCTATGAGATGGGTGCGACACGTGTGAAGAATGTTCTATCATCGGGTACAAAAAATTTATTAGCGTTTGCGTTTACAATCATAACGTTTTATCTGTTTGGTTGGTGGTTCTACTGGGCCTTACCAACGTTTCCATATGACCTCGCCTCTGGCGCAGGTGCGATGGGAATTTCAGGTATAGAGTATGCTAATGCTATAGCTTTACCATGGGGCGAATCAGCTCAATACATGGGTCCAAATATGGGTGACCGCGCGTCAGGTGTATTCTGGGGAGCTTTTGCCTTATTTGCTGCTACAACTGCATCTATCGCTTCTGGCGCATTGATCGAGAGAATACAGACCGTTGGTTTTGTAATCTGTGCGATTGTACTAGGCTCGTTTGCCTGGGTTGTTGCTGCTGCGTGGGCATGGCATTCTGATGGTTGGTTAGTAACAGAGTTTGGTTTTCATGACTTTGGTGCTGCTGGTCTTGTTCATGCTGTTGCTGGATTCTTTGCACTTGGTATCTTATTAAACCTAGGACCTCGTGTAGGTAAATTCAATGCGGATGGTTCTGCTAATCACATACCTGGACACAGTATGGTTCTGACAGTAGTTGGTTTAATGCTTATTATTGTTGGTTTCTTTGGATTCCTCATGGCTTGTATCATCCTGCCTGGTGAAGGTTGGAGTTGGTATGCTAATGCTGGAACAACCATTTATGGTACTCCAATTACACTTTCAGCTTTAGCTTTCAACGTGACGTTGGCTGCTTCAGGTGGAATTATTGGTGCTTGGATTATTACTAAGGATCCGTTCTGGATGATGTCTGGTTGTCTTGCAGGTATTATTTCAGTTGCATCTGGTATTGATGTGTATTTCGGTTCTCATGTAATCATAATTTCTGTGGTTGCTGGTATGATTCTGAAACCATGTGCTGACTGGTTAGAAGGCTTTGGGATAGATGATGCTGTTGGTTGTGTAACAGTCCACGGAACAATCGGTCTGTTTGGTGTTGTCGTTCTTGGTATCTTTGGTTCAGGTCTTCCTGGACTAGGTGCAGGCGCAGAAGAAATGGACGTTGTTAAATTAAGTCTATTTGGACAAGTTGTTGGTGCTGTAGTAATGTTCTTACTTGGATTCGTGCCTGGATACGTTGTATCTTGGTTGGTACATAAAGCTGGAATGCTACGTATACCAGAAGCGGTTCAAATCAAAGGACTTGACCCAGTCAAGGTTCCTGCTCAAGCTTACCCTGAAGGTATGCAGAGTCCTGAATCTGAAGCTTAA
- the sucB gene encoding dihydrolipoyllysine-residue succinyltransferase: protein MKEVKVPILPESISEATVAVWHKKPGEFVEIDDVIVEIETDKVVLEVPAEEAGILTEILAKEGETVGEQQVLALLDDEAKSTAVTKEPKDEVKEVKAEEPIPHKQESVQEIIKETIEEVAAPEPIKEELKIPAVNNNVPLSGDRMEERVPMTRIRKTIATRLHSATQNTAMLTTFNEVDMSEILAMRSSFKEAFEKKYDVKLGFMSFFVKAAVESLKKFPTVNAYLDGDDIVYHAYCDVSVAVSSDRGLVVPVLRDAHKMAMHDIEKSIVDYAIRAQDGTLGIDEMSGGTFTISNGGVFGSLLSTPILNSPQSAILGMHKTQDRAVVVDGEIVIRPMMYLALSYDHRIIDGKEAVQFLISIKEALEDPARLLLKV, encoded by the coding sequence ATGAAAGAAGTAAAAGTACCTATTCTTCCTGAATCTATAAGTGAAGCTACGGTTGCTGTTTGGCATAAAAAGCCGGGTGAATTTGTTGAAATTGATGATGTCATTGTTGAGATTGAAACAGACAAAGTGGTTCTTGAAGTTCCAGCTGAAGAAGCAGGCATCCTAACTGAAATCTTAGCAAAAGAAGGTGAGACTGTTGGTGAGCAGCAGGTTCTTGCACTTTTAGATGATGAGGCCAAATCTACTGCTGTAACGAAAGAACCTAAAGATGAAGTCAAGGAAGTTAAAGCTGAAGAACCTATTCCACATAAACAAGAATCTGTTCAAGAAATTATTAAAGAAACTATAGAAGAAGTTGCTGCACCTGAACCCATTAAAGAAGAGTTAAAAATTCCTGCAGTTAATAATAATGTACCTTTATCTGGTGATCGTATGGAAGAGAGAGTTCCAATGACTCGAATCCGTAAAACTATTGCCACTAGACTTCATTCTGCTACCCAAAATACAGCTATGCTTACAACATTCAACGAAGTTGATATGAGTGAGATACTAGCTATGAGATCGAGCTTTAAAGAAGCTTTTGAAAAGAAATATGATGTCAAATTAGGATTTATGTCCTTCTTTGTTAAGGCTGCTGTTGAGTCTCTTAAAAAATTTCCAACGGTTAATGCTTATCTTGATGGTGATGATATTGTTTATCATGCTTATTGTGATGTCTCTGTAGCAGTATCTTCAGATCGTGGGCTTGTTGTTCCTGTTCTAAGAGATGCTCATAAAATGGCAATGCATGATATTGAGAAATCAATTGTTGACTATGCAATTAGAGCCCAGGATGGGACCCTAGGAATTGATGAGATGAGTGGAGGTACCTTTACTATTTCAAACGGTGGTGTTTTTGGCTCACTACTATCAACTCCAATCTTGAACTCTCCTCAAAGCGCTATTCTAGGAATGCATAAAACTCAAGATCGAGCAGTTGTCGTTGATGGCGAGATCGTTATCAGGCCAATGATGTATCTAGCACTATCCTATGACCATAGAATTATTGATGGCAAGGAAGCGGTGCAATTCCTTATCTCAATCAAAGAAGCTCTAGAGGATCCAGCAAGACTTTTACTTAAAGTTTAA
- a CDS encoding 2-oxoglutarate dehydrogenase E1 component, with product MNNNSSSHDDVVSRFISYGENNFESSTSSNKSSQSAAQLGVLRLIYAFRFSGHLRAKLDPLERPRHHSTPPFTLEEFGLSEADLDKNFDMGSYQGPNCNTLRDLFTSLNKTYCSSLGVEYMHIPNLEERKWIQTKVETMSLEKENSAEYKKWLLQRLTAAEVFEKFLHNKYVGQKRFSLEGSDTLIPLLNILIEHSGEHQMKRICLGMAHRGRLNVLINIMGKRAEKLFQEFAGDLGLTKKQTGDVKYHQGFSSDIKTDKNYVHLALMFNPSHLELVNPVIEGYARYHQDKIEDANRQQILPVLIHGDAAFSGQGIVMETLNMSQSRGYRTMGTVHIIINNQIGFTTSKQNDARSTDYCTDVVKMINAPVFHVNAEDPEMVSFITRLALDYRMRYKKDVVIDLMCYRRHGHNEADEPAVTQPLMYEAIRKKPTTRANYASTLMKQGVIKQSEVDGMISDYRQELKDGQRVAYNIIKPKNKRAWEMLWEDYFDTSWHEPYESAISKKHIKDLNKKLQKIPEGFEIHSRVKKMLTERQKMADGKINADWGFAETLAFASLTEFGTSIRLTGQDTGRGTFFHRNAVLHNQLINEDYTPLQNISEKQGRVQIFDSILSEEAALGFEYGYATANPESLVVWEAQFGDFVNGAQAIIDQFIASAEAKWGRLSNLVMLLPHGLEGQGPEHSSARLERFLQLCASHNMQVCVPSTASQIFHLLRRQVLRKFRSPLIIMSPKSLLRNPLAASPLFKFTEGKFRNVYEEQYDNIKPEKVDRVIMCSGKVFYELLTRRQDDQINNVAILRLEQLYPFPHDALKTELAKYPKAKDIIWTQEEPINQGAWYASRHHFTQSIIKGQTLHVVARDLYAAPAEGSIRQHNINQSEIIEKALGLQAINTVRSIKK from the coding sequence ATGAATAACAATTCTAGTTCACACGATGATGTTGTAAGTCGCTTTATTAGTTATGGTGAAAATAATTTTGAGTCTTCAACGAGCTCAAATAAATCTAGTCAAAGCGCTGCCCAACTCGGGGTCCTTCGTTTAATTTATGCTTTTCGATTCTCAGGCCATCTGAGAGCAAAACTAGACCCCTTAGAAAGGCCAAGACACCATTCAACGCCGCCGTTTACTCTTGAAGAATTTGGTTTGAGTGAAGCTGATCTTGATAAAAATTTTGATATGGGTTCTTATCAAGGGCCAAATTGTAATACTTTACGAGATCTCTTTACTTCTCTAAATAAAACTTATTGCAGTAGCCTTGGTGTTGAATACATGCACATTCCTAATCTTGAAGAGAGGAAGTGGATTCAGACTAAAGTTGAAACCATGTCTCTTGAAAAAGAAAATTCAGCTGAATATAAGAAATGGTTACTACAAAGATTAACTGCTGCTGAGGTTTTCGAAAAATTTCTGCATAATAAATATGTTGGTCAAAAACGTTTTTCCTTAGAAGGAAGTGACACATTAATTCCACTTCTTAATATATTGATTGAGCATTCTGGTGAGCACCAAATGAAGAGGATATGTCTTGGAATGGCTCATCGAGGACGCCTTAATGTTTTAATTAACATCATGGGCAAGCGAGCTGAAAAACTCTTTCAAGAATTTGCTGGTGACTTAGGACTTACTAAAAAACAAACTGGCGATGTTAAGTACCATCAAGGATTTTCATCAGATATTAAAACTGATAAAAATTATGTGCATCTTGCCCTTATGTTTAACCCCTCTCATCTTGAGCTAGTTAATCCTGTCATTGAGGGTTATGCACGTTATCACCAGGACAAAATTGAAGATGCTAATCGTCAACAAATATTACCTGTACTTATTCATGGTGACGCTGCTTTTTCGGGACAAGGAATTGTCATGGAAACATTAAATATGTCTCAGTCTAGAGGCTATAGAACAATGGGTACTGTTCACATTATTATTAATAACCAGATTGGATTTACAACCTCAAAACAAAATGATGCAAGATCTACAGACTACTGTACTGATGTCGTCAAGATGATTAATGCTCCAGTATTTCATGTCAACGCTGAAGATCCAGAAATGGTTAGTTTTATTACTCGATTAGCACTTGATTACCGTATGCGATACAAAAAAGATGTGGTGATAGACTTGATGTGCTATCGAAGACATGGACATAATGAAGCTGATGAGCCTGCAGTTACCCAACCTTTAATGTATGAAGCAATTCGAAAAAAACCTACTACAAGAGCTAATTATGCTTCTACGCTTATGAAGCAAGGAGTCATAAAACAAAGTGAGGTTGACGGCATGATAAGTGATTATCGCCAAGAACTAAAAGATGGTCAAAGGGTAGCCTATAACATTATCAAACCAAAAAATAAAAGAGCTTGGGAAATGTTATGGGAGGATTACTTTGATACTAGTTGGCATGAACCATATGAGTCAGCAATTAGTAAAAAACACATAAAAGATTTAAACAAAAAATTGCAAAAAATTCCTGAAGGATTTGAAATTCATTCTCGTGTTAAAAAAATGTTAACAGAGCGACAAAAAATGGCTGATGGCAAAATAAATGCTGATTGGGGATTTGCTGAAACTTTAGCTTTTGCAAGTCTTACAGAGTTCGGTACTTCTATAAGACTTACCGGTCAGGATACTGGAAGAGGTACTTTTTTTCACCGCAATGCAGTTCTGCATAATCAGCTGATTAATGAAGACTACACACCACTTCAAAATATTAGTGAAAAGCAAGGAAGAGTGCAGATATTTGACTCTATTTTATCTGAGGAAGCTGCCCTTGGTTTTGAATACGGTTACGCTACTGCAAACCCTGAATCACTCGTTGTATGGGAAGCTCAGTTTGGTGATTTTGTTAATGGTGCGCAAGCAATTATTGATCAATTTATTGCCTCAGCTGAAGCTAAATGGGGTCGCTTATCAAATCTAGTAATGCTTCTTCCTCATGGACTGGAGGGACAAGGCCCTGAACACTCATCTGCAAGACTTGAAAGATTTCTTCAGCTTTGTGCTAGTCACAATATGCAAGTTTGTGTACCCTCAACTGCGTCACAAATATTTCACTTACTGAGACGTCAAGTTTTAAGAAAATTTAGGTCACCTCTTATTATTATGTCGCCAAAGAGTTTATTAAGAAACCCTCTTGCAGCATCGCCTCTTTTTAAATTTACTGAAGGTAAATTTAGAAATGTTTATGAAGAGCAGTATGACAATATAAAACCTGAAAAAGTTGACCGAGTGATTATGTGCAGTGGTAAAGTCTTTTACGAACTATTAACGCGACGACAAGATGATCAAATTAATAATGTTGCTATTCTAAGATTAGAGCAGCTTTATCCTTTTCCACATGATGCTTTAAAAACTGAATTAGCAAAATATCCAAAGGCTAAAGATATTATTTGGACTCAGGAAGAGCCTATTAATCAGGGCGCATGGTATGCCTCAAGACATCATTTTACGCAGAGTATAATTAAAGGACAAACTCTTCATGTTGTTGCTAGAGACCTTTATGCTGCTCCAGCTGAAGGAAGTATTAGACAACACAACATTAACCAAAGTGAAATTATTGAAAAAGCACTAGGTTTACAGGCGATAAATACGGTTAGGAGTATTAAGAAATGA
- the bmt gene encoding betaine--homocysteine S-methyltransferase — protein MPPKYKKFKTLSRGSSSNNFHKLLQLKNHILADGATGTNLFDMGLETGNPPEPWNLFHKEKIRSLHQGFVNAGSDLFLTNSFGGTSFRLKLHNHENKVFEFNKAAGIIAREVADKAERLVVVAGSMGPTGEMIEPHGLMTSKDATTAFKAQAEGLVEGGVDVLWLETMYSMEELEAAFDAIKDFGLPICATMSFDTAGKTMMGITPKNLARKSQDLELAGFGANCGIGAADLIATINGITQNVDSKTVVIAKANCGIPEFHDGNIRYSGTENLMSKYVKIAMDSGAKIIGGCCGTTFNHIKAMREAMDNHKVASLPTLTQIESRVGPLSKGSKAILKDDDSIPTRQRRSRRNRI, from the coding sequence ATGCCCCCTAAATATAAAAAATTTAAAACCTTATCTAGAGGTAGTTCTTCGAATAATTTTCATAAACTTTTACAGCTGAAGAATCATATTCTTGCTGATGGTGCGACTGGGACTAATCTATTTGATATGGGGCTTGAGACTGGAAATCCACCAGAACCCTGGAATTTATTTCATAAAGAGAAGATACGTTCTTTACATCAGGGTTTTGTTAATGCTGGCTCAGATTTGTTCCTAACAAATAGTTTTGGTGGAACATCATTTAGGCTGAAATTACATAATCATGAAAATAAAGTTTTTGAATTCAATAAGGCTGCTGGCATTATTGCTCGAGAAGTTGCAGATAAAGCAGAACGATTAGTAGTTGTTGCAGGCTCAATGGGTCCAACAGGAGAAATGATTGAACCCCATGGTTTGATGACCTCCAAAGATGCAACAACAGCATTTAAGGCTCAAGCTGAGGGTTTAGTTGAGGGAGGTGTTGATGTGTTGTGGTTAGAAACTATGTACTCGATGGAGGAGTTAGAAGCTGCATTTGATGCAATTAAAGACTTTGGACTGCCAATTTGTGCAACGATGAGTTTTGATACTGCCGGTAAAACAATGATGGGAATTACTCCAAAAAATCTTGCTAGAAAATCTCAAGATTTAGAATTAGCAGGATTTGGTGCTAATTGTGGAATTGGTGCTGCTGATCTTATTGCAACAATTAATGGTATAACTCAAAATGTAGACTCAAAGACAGTAGTTATTGCAAAAGCTAATTGTGGTATACCTGAATTTCATGATGGCAATATCCGCTACTCTGGGACTGAAAATCTGATGTCAAAATATGTAAAAATTGCAATGGATTCTGGGGCAAAAATTATTGGTGGTTGTTGTGGAACAACTTTCAATCATATCAAAGCAATGCGAGAAGCCATGGACAATCATAAGGTCGCCTCTTTACCTACTCTAACTCAAATTGAAAGTAGGGTAGGACCATTATCAAAAGGATCTAAGGCTATTTTAAAGGATGATGATTCAATTCCAACTAGGCAAAGAAGAAGTCGAAGGAATAGGATATAA
- a CDS encoding helix-turn-helix domain-containing protein: MVSNSDITHKKKGVSIINKELPRFGSDKQLEASIGKQVRLARKSAGVTLQQLSNQSLLSVSMISKIENGQISASLKTIQQICHALNISITSLFKQHDKDVEPTFVKSGDGLTIERAGSDESRHYQLLGHTVGGSLNVEPCLITVSSRDYDFPEFQHKGVEFIYMLKGKMDYYYGTKVYHFKKGDSIYFDADKPHGPKKIITDECQFLTVICSNNSD; encoded by the coding sequence ATGGTTTCAAATTCGGATATTACGCATAAAAAGAAAGGCGTATCAATAATAAATAAGGAGCTTCCAAGATTTGGAAGTGATAAGCAATTAGAGGCCTCAATTGGTAAGCAAGTTCGTCTTGCACGAAAAAGTGCGGGGGTTACTCTTCAGCAACTCTCAAATCAATCATTATTATCGGTAAGTATGATTTCAAAGATTGAGAATGGTCAAATTAGTGCTTCGCTAAAAACCATTCAACAGATTTGTCATGCTCTAAATATTTCAATTACTTCATTATTTAAACAACACGACAAAGATGTTGAGCCAACATTTGTTAAATCAGGAGATGGCTTAACAATTGAGAGAGCTGGCTCAGATGAAAGCCGCCATTATCAACTTTTGGGACATACAGTTGGTGGATCTCTTAATGTTGAGCCATGTCTTATTACGGTTTCCTCAAGGGATTATGATTTTCCTGAATTCCAACACAAGGGCGTTGAGTTTATTTATATGCTTAAAGGTAAGATGGATTACTATTATGGAACTAAGGTTTACCATTTTAAGAAAGGTGACTCAATATACTTCGATGCTGATAAACCCCATGGCCCAAAAAAAATAATTACTGATGAATGTCAATTTTTAACGGTAATTTGTTCTAATAATTCTGACTAA
- a CDS encoding glutamine synthetase family protein, with protein MTDLELHVNEPGRDKLVKQVKDKIEALGVTYVYYQFVSVTGRIVGKGIPARHWERLAEKGFQLVYGSTANLFVDRHGDYIGYGPESSELVGIPDPDTFCQLPWDKRVARVFCRLYRNREERENPGQALTSDCRGNLYRQHKEFQDQYGLDMRCGTEPEMMWLKRGENGGTDGGVTKPNCYHIDQFEELRPVFMKVIEYSEQMGLDIIQGDHEDAPGQLELNTQFDDVLRNADRLTTYRQICAQVAREFGLLACFMSKPFMGVSASGCHHNMSLWKGGKDVFHPEIATGDGELPGMPGCFTYKEGGENTFMPDPSIDEKMPGPIGLQSIGGVIKHLPALTSIGSSTVNSYRRLWDTGFWAPIFADWGYQNRTCALRVSAPGRFEYRSVDSMVNPYLMGSALLKAMGDGIDNNLEAGEPEERNIYEAMEAGKQVTKLPMSLGEALNELDNDDVIKSSMPNEMYKVFHHYKTDEWEKFNATVTDWDTSTYLDCLP; from the coding sequence ATGACAGATTTAGAACTTCACGTTAATGAACCTGGACGCGATAAGCTTGTAAAACAAGTTAAAGATAAGATCGAAGCGTTGGGTGTTACATATGTATATTATCAATTTGTATCAGTCACTGGTCGTATTGTTGGTAAGGGTATTCCTGCAAGACATTGGGAAAGATTAGCTGAAAAAGGCTTTCAATTAGTTTACGGATCAACTGCAAATCTATTTGTTGATCGTCATGGCGATTATATTGGTTACGGACCAGAATCTTCAGAGCTTGTTGGTATTCCAGATCCTGATACTTTTTGTCAGCTTCCATGGGATAAGAGAGTAGCCCGTGTTTTTTGTCGACTATATAGAAATCGCGAAGAGCGCGAAAACCCAGGACAAGCTTTGACATCAGATTGTCGAGGTAACCTTTATAGACAACATAAAGAATTCCAAGATCAGTATGGACTTGATATGCGTTGTGGAACAGAGCCTGAAATGATGTGGCTAAAGCGTGGCGAAAATGGTGGAACAGATGGTGGTGTTACAAAACCAAACTGTTACCATATTGATCAGTTTGAAGAGTTACGACCTGTCTTTATGAAAGTTATTGAATATTCTGAGCAAATGGGACTTGATATTATTCAAGGCGATCATGAAGATGCTCCAGGACAATTAGAGCTTAATACGCAGTTTGATGATGTACTCAGAAATGCAGACCGTCTAACAACTTACCGTCAAATTTGTGCTCAAGTTGCTCGTGAGTTTGGGTTACTTGCTTGTTTTATGAGTAAACCTTTTATGGGTGTATCAGCTTCAGGCTGTCACCACAATATGTCTTTATGGAAAGGTGGTAAGGATGTCTTTCATCCAGAAATTGCCACTGGTGATGGTGAACTTCCAGGAATGCCTGGGTGCTTTACCTATAAAGAAGGTGGTGAAAATACATTTATGCCTGATCCATCAATAGATGAAAAAATGCCAGGTCCAATTGGGCTTCAATCAATTGGTGGTGTAATTAAACATTTACCAGCTTTGACTTCAATTGGCTCTTCAACGGTTAATTCATATCGTCGTTTATGGGATACCGGTTTTTGGGCGCCAATTTTTGCAGATTGGGGTTATCAAAATAGAACTTGTGCACTTCGTGTGTCTGCTCCTGGTCGCTTTGAGTACCGCTCGGTAGACTCAATGGTTAATCCATATTTAATGGGTTCTGCACTTCTAAAGGCAATGGGTGATGGTATTGATAATAATCTTGAAGCTGGAGAGCCTGAAGAGCGCAATATCTACGAAGCAATGGAAGCGGGTAAACAAGTTACTAAACTTCCTATGTCTCTTGGTGAGGCTCTTAATGAGCTTGATAATGACGATGTTATTAAATCATCTATGCCAAATGAGATGTATAAGGTTTTTCATCATTATAAGACTGATGAATGGGAAAAATTTAATGCCACAGTTACAGACTGGGATACAAGTACGTATTTGGATTGCTTGCCATAG